From the genome of Miscanthus floridulus cultivar M001 chromosome 10, ASM1932011v1, whole genome shotgun sequence, one region includes:
- the LOC136486168 gene encoding uncharacterized protein: MCPLRVILIFLSATVAGFFLVRGLNADPADQFDADADADGKASPRAPVPLHSKVGSAVKTGFWTMVDMASGRYLWRTLVAQPAKLESDKAR, translated from the exons ATGTGCCCGCTGCGGGTGATCCTCATCTTCCTCTccgccaccgtcgccggcttcttCCTCGTCCGGGGGCTCAACGCCGACCCCGCCGACCagttcgacgccgacgccgacgccgacggcaAGGCCTCCCCCAGGGCACCCGTGCCCCTCCATTCCAAG GTTGGATCAGCAGTGAAAACCGGATTCTGGACTATGGTAGACATGGCAAGTGGGCGGTACCTCTGGCGCACCCTTGTTGCACAACCGGCAAAATTGGAATCTGATAAGGCCCGGTGA